A region from the Paenibacillus humicola genome encodes:
- the mciZ gene encoding Z-ring formation inhibitor MciZ, whose product MKQYIAANQMTLVGKAWEIRHRLKTIAKQNCRKSFKSSGTLGDYLGQLSPRER is encoded by the coding sequence ATGAAGCAATATATCGCAGCCAACCAGATGACGCTTGTCGGCAAAGCCTGGGAAATCCGCCACCGGCTGAAAACGATTGCGAAGCAAAACTGCCGCAAGAGCTTCAAGTCCTCGGGCACGCTCGGCGATTACCTCGGGCAGCTCAGCCCTCGCGAACGTTAA
- a CDS encoding alpha/beta fold hydrolase, with amino-acid sequence MEQCFHIAGSGPVCLVHPGGPGFHWNYMRMSLLEQSMTVVYIEPVGTGNSGMLPDGDYAMTRYAYYAHKVAEHIGARKPYFMGHSHGGFVGLQYALDYPDELGGLIVYSGAPCMGPDLGMEQVRQIELYAQRWPDRQEAQDAKQAWMDLITGAAQDRESTLLVLRRLLPAFFGNYWSLPEEVEEWKAGLDFTVDPNRKPHMWDIRDVLTAIQTPALILAGEHDFNCGPRWAAEMEENIPGSQLYIFEKGGHMSHVESPQLFTKVVTDFAARVNSSK; translated from the coding sequence GTGGAACAATGCTTTCATATCGCCGGCAGCGGGCCGGTTTGTCTGGTCCATCCTGGCGGCCCCGGTTTTCATTGGAATTATATGCGTATGTCGCTGCTTGAACAATCCATGACGGTTGTCTATATCGAGCCCGTAGGCACGGGGAATTCGGGCATGCTGCCGGACGGAGATTACGCTATGACGAGGTACGCCTATTACGCGCATAAAGTTGCAGAGCACATCGGAGCTCGAAAGCCCTACTTCATGGGACATTCGCATGGAGGCTTCGTCGGACTTCAATATGCGCTCGATTACCCGGATGAGCTCGGAGGGCTGATCGTCTACAGCGGCGCTCCATGTATGGGACCGGATCTTGGGATGGAGCAGGTTCGGCAAATCGAGCTTTATGCCCAGCGCTGGCCCGATCGCCAGGAAGCTCAGGATGCGAAGCAGGCGTGGATGGACTTAATAACTGGCGCAGCGCAGGACCGGGAATCGACCTTACTCGTTTTGCGCCGGTTGTTACCCGCCTTCTTCGGTAATTATTGGAGCCTTCCGGAAGAAGTGGAGGAGTGGAAAGCCGGTCTGGATTTTACCGTCGATCCGAATCGGAAGCCGCATATGTGGGATATCAGGGACGTTTTGACTGCGATCCAGACTCCGGCGCTCATTCTGGCCGGCGAGCATGATTTCAACTGCGGCCCGCGCTGGGCGGCGGAAATGGAGGAGAACATTCCGGGCTCGCAGCTTTATATCTTTGAAAAAGGCGGACATATGAGCCATGTCGAAAGCCCGCAGCTATTTACGAAAGTGGTGACTGATTTCGCGGCGCGGGTTAACAGCAGCAAATAA
- a CDS encoding quercetin 2,3-dioxygenase codes for MNNQSKAGVMHRKNNKENTFLFLTDINSILVSGDDTNGEFCVVHCAVKENDGPPLHIHRDEDEAFYMLDGEMEMTIGSEKLSVKSGDYVFAPRGIPHTFKVKSPKARFLVTAYPAGFDTFVRELGVPYVEGMEANIEPPTPEVIEKLIEVSKKYYITYPGL; via the coding sequence ATGAACAACCAAAGCAAAGCAGGTGTGATGCATCGGAAAAATAATAAAGAAAATACGTTCTTATTTCTAACCGACATTAATTCCATCTTGGTAAGCGGCGATGACACAAACGGGGAATTTTGTGTGGTGCATTGTGCCGTTAAGGAAAATGACGGTCCTCCGCTACATATCCATAGAGACGAGGACGAAGCTTTTTACATGTTGGATGGAGAAATGGAGATGACGATCGGCTCGGAGAAGTTGTCGGTGAAAAGCGGCGATTATGTTTTCGCTCCTCGCGGTATTCCGCATACCTTTAAGGTAAAGTCTCCGAAAGCCCGTTTCCTGGTTACGGCTTACCCGGCGGGATTTGATACTTTTGTGCGGGAATTGGGCGTTCCTTACGTGGAAGGGATGGAAGCGAACATCGAGCCGCCTACGCCCGAAGTGATCGAAAAGCTGATTGAGGTCTCAAAAAAATACTACATTACTTATCCCGGTCTTTAA
- a CDS encoding M20/M25/M40 family metallo-hydrolase, with product MIDQQRLVEQFMSLVRIDSETGNERQICDVLKAEFSGLGLAVEEDGTEALTGHGAGNLIVKLAATAGSESADTIFFTSHMDTVKPGKGIQPRLDDDGYIRSDGTTILGSDDKAGLAAMLEAIRVLKERNVPHGPVQFILTVGEESGLVGARAMDRAKLEAKYGYALDSNGKIGEIAVAAPSQAKISIKIFGKSAHAGVNPEDGISAIQVASKAVSRMTLGRIDHETTANIGRFEGGGATNIVCDFVKLDAEARSIVREKLDRQVEAMRAAALSAAEEFGAKAEFESVIVYPGYSYDDGDPVVELAKSAIHAIGCTPSTFHSGGGSDANIFNGLGVPTVNLAIGYEHIHTTKEQIKASDLAKTAELVLELIAQAARRG from the coding sequence ATGATTGATCAGCAGCGTCTGGTGGAGCAGTTTATGAGCCTGGTTCGCATCGACAGCGAGACCGGGAACGAACGGCAAATTTGCGATGTGCTCAAGGCGGAATTCAGCGGGCTCGGACTTGCGGTGGAGGAAGACGGCACGGAGGCGCTCACCGGTCACGGCGCCGGTAATTTGATCGTCAAACTTGCGGCGACGGCAGGCTCGGAGTCGGCGGACACGATCTTTTTTACATCCCATATGGACACGGTCAAACCCGGCAAAGGCATTCAGCCGCGGCTGGACGACGACGGCTACATCCGCAGCGACGGCACGACGATTCTCGGAAGCGACGACAAGGCCGGGCTCGCGGCGATGCTGGAGGCGATCCGGGTGCTGAAGGAGCGGAACGTTCCCCACGGCCCCGTGCAGTTCATTCTGACGGTCGGCGAGGAATCGGGGCTGGTCGGGGCGAGAGCGATGGATCGGGCGAAGCTGGAAGCGAAATACGGGTATGCGCTCGACTCCAACGGCAAAATCGGCGAAATCGCCGTCGCGGCGCCGTCGCAGGCGAAAATCAGCATTAAAATTTTCGGCAAATCCGCTCACGCCGGCGTCAATCCCGAGGACGGCATCAGCGCCATCCAGGTTGCTTCCAAAGCGGTGTCCCGCATGACGCTCGGCCGTATCGACCACGAAACGACGGCCAACATCGGCCGGTTCGAGGGCGGCGGGGCGACGAACATCGTCTGCGATTTCGTCAAGCTGGACGCCGAAGCGAGAAGCATCGTGCGGGAAAAGCTCGACCGGCAGGTCGAAGCCATGCGCGCCGCCGCTTTAAGCGCGGCGGAGGAATTCGGGGCGAAGGCGGAGTTCGAAAGCGTGATCGTGTACCCGGGCTACTCGTACGACGACGGGGATCCCGTGGTGGAGCTGGCGAAGTCGGCGATCCATGCCATCGGATGCACGCCGAGCACGTTCCATTCCGGAGGCGGCAGCGACGCCAATATTTTTAACGGACTCGGCGTGCCGACGGTCAATCTGGCAATCGGCTACGAGCATATTCATACGACGAAGGAACAGATCAAGGCGTCCGACCTGGCCAAAACGGCGGAGCTTGTCCTCGAGTTAATCGCCCAAGCGGCGCGCCGCGGCTGA
- the lipB gene encoding lipoyl(octanoyl) transferase LipB codes for MAETTNVKTLDIRYTPMIGYAEAWELQKQYVKQIDKEQRPETLLLLQHPPTYTVGSQRHPEHLLLSEEQLAEKGIGLFQIDRGGDITYHGPGQLVGYPLLYLDSAGLDLHGYLRSLEQAIIDWLAGYGLAGGRKPEYTGVWLGDEKIAAIGVKFNKARTRRGFITSHGFALNIKTGIAQDGFQGIIPCGIQEYAVTSFEDAAGIPMTVERAARELVPFFCRQFGFGEPEGAPLLLEYPADAE; via the coding sequence ATGGCGGAAACGACGAACGTCAAAACGCTCGATATCCGGTATACGCCTATGATCGGGTATGCGGAAGCGTGGGAATTGCAAAAACAGTATGTGAAACAAATCGACAAGGAGCAGCGTCCGGAAACGCTGCTCCTGCTTCAGCATCCGCCGACCTACACGGTCGGCTCGCAGCGGCATCCGGAGCATCTGCTCCTGTCGGAAGAGCAGCTGGCCGAGAAAGGCATCGGGCTGTTTCAAATCGACCGCGGAGGGGATATTACCTATCACGGTCCGGGACAGCTGGTCGGATACCCGCTTCTGTATCTGGATTCGGCCGGGCTCGATTTGCACGGTTATTTGCGCTCGCTGGAGCAGGCCATCATCGATTGGCTGGCCGGATACGGCCTGGCGGGCGGGCGGAAGCCCGAATACACGGGTGTTTGGCTCGGGGACGAGAAAATCGCCGCCATCGGCGTCAAATTCAATAAAGCACGAACCCGGCGCGGCTTTATCACGAGCCACGGCTTCGCGTTAAATATTAAGACCGGTATCGCGCAGGACGGCTTTCAGGGCATTATCCCGTGCGGCATCCAGGAGTACGCGGTGACGTCGTTCGAGGATGCGGCGGGCATTCCGATGACGGTCGAACGCGCGGCGCGGGAGCTCGTCCCCTTTTTCTGCCGGCAGTTCGGGTTCGGCGAGCCGGAGGGGGCGCCACTCTTACTCGAATATCCAGCCGATGCTGAATAA
- a CDS encoding dihydrolipoamide acetyltransferase family protein yields the protein MKTVTEIVVPQLAESLVSATIDKWLKQPGDPVDVYEPICEMITDKVNAELPSTLKGTLVKILVGEGETVPVGTPVCLIETEDGSAGGEAPAYAASVPSAAGGADAENRPTAPAAALQTTGEAGARARFSPAVLQLAAEHGINPAHLHGTGLGGRVTRKDVLAYIASGAAGQTAQPGARSTAASVSQPVPGAEAHVPVRTTGLHLTQPTRQPQIEVEGQQIPGRGEYFIDVTPVRSTIARNMRQSATEIPHGWMMIEVDVTNLVLLRSKLRDEFMKREGVNLTYLAFFIKAVVNAIRDFPIINSVWAVDKIIVKRDINISLAVGTEEAVKTPVIRNAEHKTISGLAREIDDLARKTREGKLTLADMEGGTFTVNNTGSFGSILTQPIINYPQAAIITFESIVKRPMVINDMIAVRSMANVCLSLDHRILDGVICGRFLQRVKDTLESFNLDTKLY from the coding sequence ATGAAAACGGTGACGGAGATCGTCGTGCCCCAGCTGGCGGAGTCGCTCGTTTCGGCGACAATCGACAAATGGCTGAAGCAGCCGGGCGATCCGGTCGACGTATATGAACCGATTTGCGAAATGATTACGGATAAAGTCAATGCGGAGCTGCCGTCCACCTTGAAGGGTACGCTCGTTAAAATATTGGTCGGCGAAGGCGAAACGGTGCCGGTCGGCACGCCCGTCTGTCTCATCGAGACCGAAGACGGTTCGGCCGGCGGCGAAGCGCCGGCATATGCGGCATCGGTGCCGTCTGCAGCCGGCGGCGCCGACGCGGAGAACCGGCCGACAGCACCCGCCGCAGCTCTGCAAACCACAGGCGAAGCGGGGGCGCGCGCCCGCTTCTCGCCCGCGGTGCTGCAGCTGGCGGCCGAGCACGGCATCAATCCGGCGCACCTGCACGGCACGGGTCTTGGGGGACGTGTCACGCGCAAGGACGTGCTGGCGTACATCGCATCCGGCGCCGCCGGGCAAACGGCACAGCCGGGGGCGCGGTCGACCGCCGCGAGCGTTTCGCAGCCGGTTCCGGGTGCCGAAGCGCACGTGCCGGTCCGTACGACGGGGCTGCATTTGACGCAGCCGACGCGTCAGCCGCAAATCGAGGTCGAGGGCCAGCAAATCCCCGGCCGCGGCGAATATTTTATCGACGTGACGCCGGTTCGCAGCACGATCGCCCGCAATATGCGGCAGAGCGCCACTGAAATTCCGCACGGCTGGATGATGATCGAGGTCGACGTGACGAACCTCGTGCTGCTGCGCAGCAAGCTGAGAGACGAGTTCATGAAACGCGAAGGCGTCAACCTGACGTATTTGGCTTTTTTCATCAAGGCGGTCGTTAATGCGATTCGCGATTTCCCGATCATCAACTCGGTCTGGGCGGTCGACAAAATCATCGTCAAGCGGGACATCAACATTTCGCTTGCGGTCGGCACGGAAGAAGCGGTCAAAACGCCGGTCATCCGCAACGCCGAGCATAAGACGATATCCGGCCTGGCGCGGGAAATCGACGATTTGGCGCGCAAGACGCGCGAAGGCAAGCTGACGCTCGCCGATATGGAGGGCGGCACGTTTACGGTCAACAATACCGGCTCGTTCGGCTCGATCCTGACGCAGCCGATCATCAATTACCCGCAGGCGGCGATCATCACATTCGAATCGATCGTCAAGCGCCCCATGGTTATCAACGACATGATCGCCGTTCGTTCGATGGCGAACGTCTGCCTGTCGCTCGACCACCGGATACTGGACGGGGTGATTTGCGGCCGTTTTCTGCAGCGGGTGAAGGATACGCTTGAGAGCTTCAATTTGGATACGAAACTATACTGA
- a CDS encoding alpha-ketoacid dehydrogenase subunit beta — translation MPVMDYIDAIRLAMKEEMERDEDVFVLGEDVGAKGGVFTTTKGLLEQFGGMRALDTPLSESAIAGVAIGAAMYGMKPIAEMQYSDFMFPATNQIISEAAKIRYRSNNDWSCPLVVRAPIGGGIFGGLYHSQCPESVFFGTPGLKIVAPYTAYDAKGLLKAAVRDPDPVLYFENKKCYKLVSGDVPDTDYTVPIGKSNVLREGDDITVISYSLPLHFAMEAAGELAEEGISAHILDLRTLQPLDKEGVLEAARRTGKVLIVHEDNKFGGVGAEVAAMIAEEMLYELDAPIMRLCGPDVPAMPINPPGEKFFMLNKDKLKDAMRNLALY, via the coding sequence ATGCCGGTGATGGACTATATCGATGCGATTCGGCTGGCCATGAAAGAGGAGATGGAACGCGACGAAGACGTGTTCGTGCTCGGCGAGGACGTCGGCGCCAAAGGCGGCGTGTTCACGACGACAAAAGGGCTGCTGGAGCAGTTCGGCGGCATGCGCGCGCTTGATACGCCCTTGTCCGAATCCGCGATTGCGGGCGTCGCGATCGGGGCGGCCATGTACGGCATGAAGCCGATCGCGGAAATGCAGTATTCCGACTTCATGTTTCCGGCCACGAACCAGATTATTAGCGAAGCGGCGAAGATCCGCTACCGTTCGAACAACGATTGGAGTTGTCCGCTTGTGGTCCGCGCGCCGATCGGCGGCGGTATTTTCGGCGGCTTATATCATTCGCAATGTCCCGAATCGGTCTTTTTCGGCACGCCGGGGCTTAAGATCGTCGCGCCCTATACGGCTTACGATGCGAAAGGCCTGTTGAAGGCGGCCGTGCGCGATCCCGATCCGGTCTTGTACTTCGAAAACAAAAAGTGCTACAAGCTTGTCTCCGGCGACGTTCCGGATACGGATTATACGGTACCGATCGGCAAATCGAACGTCCTGCGCGAAGGCGACGATATTACCGTCATCAGCTACAGCCTGCCGCTTCATTTTGCGATGGAGGCGGCCGGAGAGCTGGCGGAGGAGGGCATTTCCGCGCATATTCTCGATCTGCGCACGCTGCAGCCGCTCGACAAGGAAGGCGTGCTGGAGGCGGCTCGGCGCACCGGAAAGGTGCTGATCGTGCACGAGGACAACAAGTTCGGGGGCGTCGGCGCCGAAGTGGCGGCAATGATCGCGGAAGAGATGCTTTACGAGCTGGATGCGCCGATCATGCGGCTTTGCGGGCCCGACGTACCGGCCATGCCGATCAATCCGCCGGGCGAGAAATTTTTTATGCTGAACAAGGACAAATTGAAAGATGCGATGCGTAATCTTGCATTATATTAA
- a CDS encoding thiamine pyrophosphate-dependent dehydrogenase E1 component subunit alpha: MTQSESALRQAKHRTLGLSDEQAVDMYRMMITARRFDERVLLLQRAGKINFHVSGIGQEAAQVAAAYALDRETDYFLPYYRDYGFVLTVGMTLRDLMLSVFAKAEDPSSGGRQMPGHFGHKRLRIVTSSSPVTTQVPHAVGFALAAKMKRKNFVSFVTFGEGSSNQGDFHEGCNFAGVHKLPVIFMCENNQYAISTPLHRQVAGSVYERAIGYGFPGFRVDGNDPLEVYRLVKEARQRAVAGEGPTLIEAAMYRLSPHSTSDNDLAYRTKEEVDENRAKDGLPKYKQYLMDIGIWDEDRDAALQQEIRAMLDEATEYGDKAPFPAPEDILRHVYAEGGNAGGGR, translated from the coding sequence CCAGGCAAAGCATCGCACGCTTGGCCTTTCCGACGAACAGGCCGTCGATATGTACCGCATGATGATAACGGCGCGCCGTTTTGACGAAAGGGTGCTTCTGCTGCAGCGCGCGGGCAAAATCAATTTTCACGTATCGGGCATCGGCCAGGAGGCTGCCCAGGTTGCCGCTGCTTACGCGCTTGACCGGGAGACCGATTATTTTCTTCCCTATTATCGCGATTACGGATTTGTCCTGACCGTTGGTATGACGCTGCGCGACCTCATGCTGTCCGTATTCGCAAAAGCCGAGGATCCGAGCAGCGGAGGCCGGCAAATGCCGGGCCATTTCGGACATAAGCGTCTGCGCATCGTAACCAGCTCGAGCCCGGTAACGACACAGGTGCCGCACGCCGTAGGCTTCGCGCTTGCCGCGAAAATGAAGCGCAAAAACTTCGTATCGTTCGTGACATTCGGCGAGGGGTCCAGCAACCAAGGCGATTTTCATGAGGGCTGCAACTTTGCGGGCGTCCATAAGCTGCCGGTCATTTTCATGTGCGAAAACAATCAATACGCGATTTCCACGCCGCTTCACCGCCAGGTGGCGGGCAGCGTGTACGAACGTGCGATCGGCTACGGCTTCCCCGGCTTCCGCGTCGACGGCAACGACCCGCTCGAGGTTTACCGGCTGGTAAAAGAAGCACGGCAGCGCGCCGTCGCAGGTGAAGGTCCGACGCTGATCGAAGCGGCAATGTACCGATTGTCGCCGCATTCGACCTCGGACAACGATCTTGCCTACCGGACGAAGGAAGAGGTTGACGAGAACCGGGCGAAGGACGGGCTTCCGAAATATAAACAATATTTGATGGACATCGGCATTTGGGACGAAGACCGGGATGCCGCGCTGCAGCAGGAAATCCGGGCGATGCTCGACGAAGCGACCGAATACGGCGATAAAGCGCCGTTCCCGGCCCCGGAGGATATCCTGAGGCACGTATATGCAGAAGGCGGCAACGCCGGAGGGGGGCGCTGA